The following coding sequences are from one Paenarthrobacter ureafaciens window:
- a CDS encoding GAF and ANTAR domain-containing protein: METDEQNEDFQRLHQLIDGKEDLKGFLNGTTKYAARALTRATGVQVECAVTLHRRKRAATIAGSSDDAILLDGIEQRLDDGPCMEALRTGVPVVVIDAATETRWPEYARNLTVAGARSALGVPMELGDDASAGLNFFSDVADLFTEGIIEEAVTFADMASQALRLALRIATADLLAKDLKAAMERRTVIDLATGIVMSQNRCSQEEAFAVMLRASQNRNQKLHDVARDMLRSLAGNIEEARTHFDD; the protein is encoded by the coding sequence GTGGAAACCGACGAGCAGAATGAAGATTTCCAACGCCTTCATCAGTTGATTGACGGCAAGGAAGACCTCAAGGGTTTCTTGAATGGAACCACCAAGTACGCTGCACGGGCCCTAACGCGGGCCACTGGCGTGCAGGTCGAGTGCGCAGTGACGCTGCACCGCCGGAAGCGGGCAGCAACAATAGCCGGCAGCAGTGATGACGCCATCCTGCTTGACGGGATTGAACAGAGGCTCGACGACGGCCCGTGCATGGAGGCTTTGAGGACCGGTGTGCCTGTAGTGGTGATCGACGCGGCCACTGAGACTCGATGGCCGGAGTATGCGCGCAACCTGACTGTCGCCGGTGCACGCAGTGCGCTCGGCGTGCCGATGGAACTGGGCGATGATGCCTCCGCAGGACTGAATTTCTTCTCCGACGTCGCCGACCTCTTTACGGAGGGGATCATCGAAGAAGCGGTGACTTTCGCTGACATGGCGAGCCAGGCCTTGAGGTTGGCGCTGCGTATAGCTACAGCGGATCTTTTGGCGAAGGACTTGAAAGCAGCCATGGAGCGCAGGACGGTCATCGACCTCGCAACAGGCATCGTTATGTCACAAAACCGGTGTTCGCAGGAAGAAGCCTTTGCGGTGATGCTGCGGGCGTCCCAAAACCGCAACCAGAAGCTTCACGATGTTGCCCGCGACATGCTCCGCAGTCTCGCGGGCAACATCGAAGAAGCGAGGACGCACTTTGATGACTAG
- a CDS encoding MFS transporter — MKSITSKNHTAKIFCTKAFCECGSGITAVMPCFIFEALETLRMPMDTTREHVMQDEVKPNWWVLCLTFAAVVLDGFDTVALGVSIPSMSKAWGVEPAHFTPALALTSAGVAIGYMAVGRLVAKLGTRNVIFSAVALFTIGSLLTAWSGSIVELTILRFLTGLGLGAVLPAAVSHATATNPLRLRQSIAVVVMTGISFGALIAGLAGGVVISALGWGWVFILGAIASGVLLPFLWIGLSGRHESITPANHSEAKHHAAVSRLFDKPVRSKTLLLWSFSFLIFAVYYVFSSWLPTLLTSYGFGPGMAPLGSAALGVGSIVGAGVLLLGSRRRRMTSVLACTSAAAVVFLVISAFLGPDKALLLIVFGGVGLGLQAGMIGQAAVAVTLYPQATVTAGVGWAASLGRLGSVVGPIFGGMLIGLGADTGTNVFSVCIPVLVALALVLILGRITAGRNATPETSQLDNEHLAAPPGR, encoded by the coding sequence GTGAAATCCATCACTTCAAAGAATCACACTGCTAAGATATTTTGCACCAAGGCATTCTGTGAATGCGGCTCCGGGATTACCGCTGTGATGCCTTGCTTCATCTTCGAAGCCCTCGAAACTCTAAGGATGCCCATGGACACAACGAGAGAACACGTGATGCAGGATGAGGTCAAACCTAACTGGTGGGTACTTTGCCTAACATTTGCCGCTGTAGTGCTTGATGGATTCGATACTGTCGCGTTGGGGGTGTCCATCCCATCCATGTCAAAGGCGTGGGGGGTTGAGCCCGCCCATTTCACCCCGGCCCTGGCTCTAACCAGTGCGGGGGTTGCCATTGGCTATATGGCGGTGGGGCGCCTGGTGGCAAAACTGGGCACTCGCAATGTCATCTTTTCCGCCGTTGCGCTCTTCACGATTGGCTCGCTGTTGACAGCGTGGTCAGGTTCAATAGTGGAGCTGACGATCCTCCGATTCCTGACAGGCCTGGGGTTGGGTGCGGTGCTGCCCGCGGCTGTATCACATGCCACCGCCACCAATCCATTGCGTTTGCGCCAATCGATCGCGGTGGTGGTGATGACGGGTATTTCGTTTGGGGCCCTGATCGCCGGCCTCGCAGGTGGCGTGGTTATCAGTGCGCTCGGGTGGGGGTGGGTGTTCATCCTCGGAGCCATTGCTTCGGGTGTACTCCTGCCGTTTTTGTGGATCGGACTATCGGGCCGACATGAGTCGATCACGCCCGCAAATCATTCCGAGGCCAAGCATCACGCCGCAGTGTCCCGCCTTTTCGATAAACCCGTACGGAGCAAGACGCTTCTGCTGTGGTCATTCTCATTCCTGATATTCGCTGTTTACTACGTGTTCTCATCGTGGCTGCCCACGCTGCTCACCAGCTACGGCTTTGGACCTGGCATGGCCCCGTTGGGATCGGCGGCCTTGGGTGTAGGTAGCATTGTGGGCGCCGGTGTGCTGCTTCTCGGATCACGTCGCCGCCGGATGACTTCAGTCTTGGCCTGCACTTCGGCCGCAGCTGTCGTGTTCCTGGTGATTTCCGCATTCCTCGGTCCGGACAAGGCGTTGTTGCTGATTGTTTTCGGTGGCGTCGGACTTGGGCTCCAAGCCGGCATGATCGGCCAGGCGGCTGTGGCGGTGACTCTATACCCTCAAGCAACTGTTACCGCGGGCGTGGGATGGGCAGCTTCCTTGGGCAGGCTCGGATCGGTGGTGGGTCCCATATTCGGCGGGATGCTCATTGGCCTTGGCGCAGACACCGGCACCAATGTTTTCTCTGTTTGCATACCCGTGCTCGTAGCACTGGCACTGGTGCTGATCCTGGGGAGAATAACGGCTGGAAGGAATGCGACCCCCGAAACGTCTCAGCTGGACAACGAACACCTCGCAGCCCCGCCTGGCAGGTAG
- a CDS encoding helix-turn-helix transcriptional regulator, translating to MKDERRKELGLFLRTRRNQALRSDYGLPPVGRSRERGLRREEIAFLSGVSVTWYTWLEQGRDISPSRQVLESIARALHLSNTGLSYVLSLGGYSSALPKGPVAADAPAHVQRLLDALDPNPSYALSPDWGIAGWNRAYEALYPNIGTFDASDRNLLWLVFTDPFIRDLLPDWDVTSKRFLAEFRAETGQRLGDPDVAYQVGRLKEASPEFQESWDRYDILGFESRERQFHHPAVGVLHMEHHQVSPSDRPDLHIVVYTPAPGSDAGAQMKRLMES from the coding sequence GTGAAAGACGAGAGGCGCAAGGAACTGGGACTCTTCCTCAGGACCCGCCGCAACCAAGCCCTTCGTTCGGACTACGGCCTGCCGCCGGTGGGGCGTTCCCGCGAGCGCGGCCTTCGACGGGAAGAGATCGCGTTCCTCTCCGGCGTCAGTGTTACTTGGTACACATGGCTGGAGCAGGGCCGGGACATCAGTCCCTCGCGGCAGGTTCTTGAATCCATTGCGAGGGCCCTTCATCTCTCCAACACTGGACTCAGCTACGTGCTTTCCTTGGGCGGCTATTCTTCTGCACTGCCAAAGGGACCCGTCGCGGCCGACGCTCCCGCCCATGTGCAGCGCCTTTTGGACGCCTTGGACCCCAACCCCTCCTACGCTTTGTCCCCGGATTGGGGAATTGCCGGCTGGAATCGGGCGTACGAGGCGCTGTATCCCAATATCGGCACGTTTGACGCCTCGGACCGGAACCTGCTGTGGCTGGTCTTCACCGACCCCTTCATCCGCGATCTTCTCCCCGATTGGGACGTCACCAGCAAGCGGTTCCTGGCAGAATTCAGGGCTGAAACAGGGCAACGCCTAGGCGACCCGGATGTCGCGTACCAGGTTGGCCGGCTCAAGGAAGCCAGCCCGGAGTTTCAGGAGAGCTGGGACCGGTACGACATTCTGGGCTTCGAATCCCGGGAGCGCCAGTTTCACCACCCCGCCGTCGGCGTCCTGCACATGGAGCACCACCAGGTCTCGCCGTCGGACAGGCCTGACCTGCACATAGTCGTCTACACGCCGGCACCGGGGAGCGACGCCGGCGCGCAGATGAAGCGGCTGATGGAAAGCTAA
- the ilvD gene encoding dihydroxy-acid dehydratase, producing the protein MPALRSKTVTHGRNMAGARALLRASGVANSDIGKPIIAVANSFTEFVPGHTHLAPVGRIVSDAILAAGAVPREFNTIAVDDGIAMGHSGMLYSLPSRDLIADSVEYMVNAHCADALVCISNCDKITPGMLMAALRLNIPVVFVSGGPMEAGRVTLTDGSVRSLDLVNAIADAVDESISDEDINLIEENACPTCGSCSGMFTANSMNCLAEAIGLALPGNGSVLATHTARKALYEKAGATIVELVKRYYDGDDDSVLPRNIATAEAFDNAMALDISMGGSTNTILHLLAAAQEAGVNYGLAEMDAKSRQVPCLAKVAPNVAGNKTYYMEDVHRAGGIPALLGELNRGGLLHKNVHSVHSADLDGWLDDWDIRGGKATEEAKALWHAAPGGVRSSTAFSQSNEWTSLDTDAEGGCIRSVEHAYSKDGGLAVLRGNIAVDGAVVKTAGVDESIWKFEGPAIVCESQDEAVEMILNKTVKEGDVVVIRYEGPRGGPGMQEMLYPTSFLKGRGLGKKCALITDGRFSGGTSGLSIGHISPEAASGGDIALVENGDIISIDITQRSLQLQVSEEILAERREKLLVNGGFKPKNRDRQVSPALRAYAAMALSADKGAVRDVSLVENL; encoded by the coding sequence ATGCCTGCACTTCGTTCAAAGACAGTTACCCATGGCCGCAATATGGCTGGAGCCCGCGCACTGCTGCGTGCCTCCGGCGTCGCCAACTCGGATATCGGAAAGCCGATCATCGCCGTGGCCAACTCCTTCACTGAGTTCGTTCCGGGTCACACCCACCTCGCCCCCGTGGGCCGCATCGTCTCTGATGCGATCCTCGCCGCCGGCGCAGTACCCCGCGAATTCAACACCATCGCCGTGGACGACGGCATCGCGATGGGCCACTCAGGCATGCTCTACTCCCTGCCGTCCCGCGACCTGATTGCCGACTCCGTGGAGTACATGGTCAACGCGCACTGCGCCGACGCCCTGGTCTGTATCTCCAACTGCGACAAGATCACCCCGGGTATGCTCATGGCAGCATTGCGCCTGAACATCCCTGTTGTCTTCGTGTCCGGTGGCCCCATGGAGGCCGGCCGCGTGACCCTGACCGACGGTTCCGTGCGCTCCCTGGACCTGGTGAACGCCATCGCCGACGCCGTTGATGAGTCCATCTCCGATGAAGACATCAACCTCATCGAGGAAAACGCCTGCCCCACGTGCGGCTCCTGCTCCGGTATGTTCACGGCCAACTCCATGAACTGCCTCGCCGAGGCAATCGGGCTTGCCTTGCCCGGCAACGGCTCCGTGCTCGCCACACACACAGCCCGCAAAGCCCTTTACGAGAAGGCCGGTGCCACGATCGTCGAGCTCGTGAAGCGCTATTACGACGGCGACGACGACTCTGTACTGCCGCGCAACATCGCCACCGCCGAGGCTTTTGACAACGCCATGGCCCTGGATATCTCCATGGGCGGCTCCACCAACACCATCCTCCACCTCCTGGCCGCAGCCCAGGAAGCGGGCGTGAACTACGGCCTGGCCGAGATGGATGCCAAGTCCCGCCAGGTGCCTTGCCTGGCCAAGGTGGCCCCGAACGTTGCCGGGAACAAGACCTATTACATGGAAGACGTCCACCGGGCCGGCGGCATCCCCGCTCTGCTGGGCGAGCTGAACCGCGGCGGTCTCCTGCACAAGAACGTGCACTCCGTACACTCCGCAGACCTGGATGGCTGGCTGGATGACTGGGACATCCGCGGCGGCAAGGCCACCGAGGAGGCAAAGGCGCTGTGGCACGCGGCGCCCGGTGGCGTACGCTCCTCCACGGCGTTCTCTCAGTCGAACGAATGGACCTCCCTGGACACTGACGCCGAGGGTGGCTGCATCCGCTCGGTGGAACACGCCTATTCCAAGGACGGCGGCCTGGCTGTGCTGCGCGGCAACATTGCCGTGGACGGCGCCGTCGTGAAGACCGCCGGCGTGGACGAGTCCATCTGGAAGTTCGAAGGACCGGCAATTGTCTGCGAGTCCCAGGACGAAGCAGTGGAGATGATCCTGAACAAGACGGTCAAGGAAGGCGACGTGGTGGTCATCCGCTACGAAGGCCCCCGCGGCGGTCCGGGCATGCAGGAAATGCTGTACCCGACGTCGTTCCTCAAGGGCCGTGGCCTCGGCAAGAAGTGCGCCCTCATCACCGACGGACGTTTCTCGGGCGGCACGTCCGGGCTGTCGATCGGCCACATCTCCCCGGAAGCCGCTTCCGGCGGCGACATCGCCTTGGTCGAGAACGGTGACATCATCAGCATCGATATCACGCAGCGCTCTTTGCAGCTGCAGGTGTCCGAGGAGATCCTCGCCGAACGCCGCGAAAAGCTGCTGGTCAACGGAGGCTTCAAGCCCAAGAACCGGGACCGCCAGGTATCCCCGGCCCTGCGTGCCTACGCCGCGATGGCTCTGTCCGCGGACAAGGGCGCAGTGCGCGACGTCTCGCTGGTGGAAAACCTCTAG
- a CDS encoding NADP-dependent oxidoreductase, with product MKAITYSKYGNPDVLEMTEQPQPKVGPGMALVKVKAASVNPVDWKIMAGYLDGVMDLQFPAIPGWDVAGVVESVGIDSRKFAPGDEVIAYGRKDFVHGGSFAEYIALPERLLARKPKSLDWNESAGLPLAGLTAFQVLRRLEVKAGETVLIHGGSGGVGSLGIQIAASWGARVIATASEKNHGFLRSLGAEPVAYGEGLAGRVRALSPDGVDVVADFAGGNLEATLQVLADGGRHASIADSDVEEHGGTWMWVSPVGADLQELADLVDDKKFRVEVAKVFALAEAADAFRLNMEGHTRGKIVLSVD from the coding sequence ATGAAAGCAATCACCTACAGCAAATACGGAAATCCGGATGTCCTCGAGATGACGGAACAGCCACAACCGAAGGTCGGGCCGGGAATGGCCCTGGTCAAGGTCAAGGCAGCTTCGGTCAATCCCGTGGACTGGAAGATCATGGCCGGTTACCTCGACGGTGTAATGGACCTCCAGTTCCCGGCGATTCCGGGGTGGGACGTAGCGGGCGTCGTCGAGTCGGTGGGAATTGATTCGCGGAAGTTCGCTCCGGGAGATGAAGTGATTGCGTACGGCCGGAAGGATTTTGTTCACGGCGGCAGCTTCGCCGAGTACATTGCCCTGCCCGAGCGGCTCCTGGCCCGCAAGCCGAAGTCCCTGGACTGGAACGAGTCCGCGGGGCTTCCGCTGGCCGGGTTGACGGCGTTCCAAGTGTTGCGGCGCTTGGAAGTGAAGGCCGGGGAGACCGTCCTGATCCACGGCGGCTCCGGTGGCGTTGGTTCCTTGGGCATCCAGATCGCCGCCTCCTGGGGTGCCAGGGTCATCGCTACTGCGTCGGAGAAGAACCACGGGTTCCTGCGGTCCTTGGGTGCCGAGCCGGTGGCTTACGGTGAAGGACTTGCCGGGCGGGTCCGGGCGCTGAGCCCGGACGGGGTGGACGTTGTTGCTGATTTCGCGGGTGGAAACCTCGAGGCGACTCTGCAGGTACTGGCCGACGGCGGACGACACGCCTCGATCGCGGACAGCGACGTCGAGGAGCACGGCGGTACGTGGATGTGGGTAAGCCCTGTGGGTGCCGACCTGCAGGAACTGGCCGACTTGGTTGATGACAAAAAGTTCCGCGTCGAGGTGGCCAAGGTCTTCGCCTTGGCAGAGGCCGCGGATGCTTTCAGGCTGAACATGGAAGGCCACACCCGCGGCAAAATCGTGCTTTCCGTGGACTGA
- a CDS encoding DUF6480 family protein — translation MSGANPDPYEENITGLEPGGGVPPGETPPGEASTAGPQGHEEHGTRKSTQVFWIAVIGVVVLMSLLYFIGYIVGFFD, via the coding sequence ATGTCAGGCGCCAATCCGGATCCGTACGAAGAGAACATCACAGGCCTGGAGCCCGGCGGGGGAGTTCCTCCGGGAGAAACCCCGCCCGGGGAAGCCTCCACTGCCGGACCGCAGGGGCACGAGGAACACGGAACCAGGAAATCCACGCAGGTCTTCTGGATCGCCGTGATCGGCGTCGTGGTCCTGATGTCGTTGCTCTACTTCATTGGCTACATCGTGGGGTTCTTTGACTGA
- a CDS encoding glycoside hydrolase family 32 protein, which translates to MTLEFSRRAVLQGTGAGALALLMSGTAVGASHASPSLRAVYHMTPPSGWLCDPQRPVYTNGAYQLYYLHSDINNGQGGWDHATTTDGVSFTHHGTVLPLTPNFPVWSGSAVIDSANTAGFGAGAVVVLATKPTEGIRKYQEQYLYWSVDGGYTFTSLQDPVIVNTDGRTAVTAAEIENAEWFRDPKIHWDAARGEWVCVIGRARYAAFYTSANLRDWQWRSNFDYPNHALGGIECPDLFEMTADDGTRHWIFAASMDAYSIGLPMTYAYWTGNWNGTEFLADDLTPQWLDWGWDWYAAVTWPSLDAPETKRLATAWMNNWKYAARDVPTDATDGYNGQNSITRELTLERQGGGWYALLSSPVSSLSGYVTGTTSIPDHTVNGSFVVPWNGRAYELELDIAWETAANVGVSVGRSADGSRHTNIGKYGGDLYVDRAPSDLAGYSLAPYTRAAAPIDANAKSVHLRIFVDTQSVEVFVNAGHTVLSQQVHFDDGDTGISFYADGGPATFSGITIKEFGNPI; encoded by the coding sequence ATGACCCTCGAATTCTCACGACGGGCAGTCCTGCAAGGAACCGGTGCCGGCGCTTTGGCGCTCCTGATGTCCGGCACTGCCGTTGGAGCCTCGCACGCTTCACCGTCGTTGCGGGCCGTTTACCACATGACGCCGCCCTCAGGATGGCTGTGTGATCCGCAAAGACCCGTCTACACCAACGGCGCGTACCAGCTCTACTACCTGCACTCGGATATCAACAACGGCCAGGGTGGCTGGGACCACGCGACCACCACGGACGGTGTTTCGTTCACCCACCACGGAACCGTGCTCCCGCTGACACCGAATTTTCCCGTATGGTCCGGTTCCGCCGTGATCGACTCAGCCAACACGGCAGGCTTTGGTGCGGGAGCCGTCGTCGTACTGGCCACCAAGCCGACCGAGGGCATCCGCAAGTACCAGGAGCAGTACCTCTACTGGTCGGTCGACGGCGGGTATACGTTCACTTCCCTGCAGGATCCCGTGATCGTCAACACCGACGGCCGGACGGCCGTCACTGCGGCGGAGATCGAAAACGCCGAATGGTTCCGTGATCCAAAGATCCACTGGGATGCCGCGCGCGGGGAATGGGTGTGCGTAATTGGCCGGGCACGGTACGCCGCGTTCTACACCTCCGCGAATCTCCGTGATTGGCAGTGGCGGTCCAACTTCGATTACCCGAACCACGCACTCGGGGGCATCGAATGTCCGGACCTCTTCGAGATGACCGCCGACGACGGCACCCGGCATTGGATTTTCGCGGCCAGTATGGACGCCTACAGCATCGGGCTGCCCATGACCTACGCATACTGGACAGGCAACTGGAACGGCACGGAATTCCTGGCGGACGATCTGACCCCGCAGTGGCTTGACTGGGGCTGGGACTGGTACGCGGCAGTGACTTGGCCATCCTTGGATGCGCCGGAAACCAAACGGCTCGCCACAGCGTGGATGAACAACTGGAAGTACGCCGCGCGCGATGTTCCCACGGACGCCACTGACGGCTACAACGGCCAGAACTCCATCACCCGGGAGCTTACTTTGGAACGCCAGGGCGGAGGCTGGTACGCCCTCCTTAGCAGTCCCGTCTCTTCGCTGAGCGGCTATGTTACCGGCACCACGAGCATTCCGGACCACACCGTCAACGGCAGCTTCGTAGTGCCGTGGAACGGGCGCGCCTACGAGCTGGAGCTGGACATTGCGTGGGAAACCGCCGCGAACGTCGGGGTGTCAGTGGGGCGGTCCGCCGACGGATCCCGGCACACCAACATCGGCAAGTACGGCGGTGACCTATATGTTGACCGCGCTCCATCCGACCTGGCCGGCTATTCGCTGGCCCCCTACACCCGGGCGGCCGCCCCGATCGATGCAAACGCGAAGTCTGTGCATCTGCGCATCTTCGTGGACACCCAAAGCGTGGAGGTATTCGTCAATGCCGGCCACACGGTTTTGTCGCAACAAGTGCACTTCGACGACGGCGACACGGGCATTTCCTTCTACGCCGACGGCGGCCCGGCGACGTTCTCCGGCATCACCATCAAGGAGTTCGGGAATCCAATCTGA
- a CDS encoding GH32 C-terminal domain-containing protein — MKRSVFFQPEGAWVGDLIPFEKDGEFWLFYLHEERVTPKPGTSWHLVTTKDLTQFEYHGAALQHGSTQEPDFNAYTGSVVVDDDGTHHLFYTGQNPHRLGPDGLPLQLVMRATSSDGMRTWTKHPEDTFGAPEGYESGDWRDPFVFRDESDPARPVWRMLVAARHATGPDRRRGVIAQCVSTDLVTWEYTDPFWDPRRYITHECPDVFQWGDWWYLVYSEFSESFTTRYRMAKSPDGPWEVPALDSIDGRAFYASKSACRDGRRFFFGWIASKEGNRDDGPWQWAGTMSVLEARQNPDGTLGFGFADELVDSFWVEVPVSLAEALPAELSAPDSYSAIISTADLPSRFYAKAVLDIAPDTTECGLLLRSSDDGDASYVLRLEPRRGRLVFDRWPRELTGDAQWHVSGDVPYDVELERPCHLAPGEHTLEVIVDGDLCVAVVDRQVALSARIYDRPSGRIGIFAGEGSATVVEFDVRQRTDN; from the coding sequence ATGAAACGCTCAGTGTTCTTCCAACCCGAAGGTGCGTGGGTAGGGGACCTTATCCCTTTCGAGAAAGACGGAGAGTTCTGGCTCTTCTACCTCCACGAGGAGCGGGTTACCCCCAAACCGGGTACGTCCTGGCACCTGGTCACCACCAAGGACCTCACCCAGTTCGAGTATCACGGTGCTGCGCTGCAGCACGGCAGCACGCAGGAGCCGGACTTCAACGCCTACACGGGCAGCGTGGTGGTTGACGACGACGGCACCCACCACCTCTTCTACACAGGCCAGAACCCGCACCGGCTGGGTCCGGACGGGCTGCCGCTCCAGCTGGTCATGCGCGCAACCAGCAGCGACGGGATGCGCACCTGGACCAAGCACCCGGAGGATACGTTCGGCGCTCCGGAAGGGTACGAATCCGGCGATTGGCGCGATCCCTTCGTCTTCCGGGACGAGTCCGATCCGGCGCGGCCTGTGTGGCGCATGCTGGTCGCCGCCCGGCACGCAACCGGTCCGGACCGCCGTCGTGGAGTGATTGCCCAATGCGTTTCCACTGACCTGGTGACCTGGGAGTACACCGATCCGTTCTGGGATCCCCGACGCTACATCACCCACGAATGCCCGGACGTCTTCCAGTGGGGTGACTGGTGGTACCTGGTGTACTCCGAGTTCTCGGAGTCCTTCACTACCCGCTACCGCATGGCCAAGAGCCCGGACGGACCCTGGGAAGTTCCGGCCCTGGACAGCATCGATGGGCGCGCGTTCTACGCCTCCAAGAGCGCTTGCCGCGACGGCCGCCGCTTCTTCTTCGGATGGATCGCCAGCAAGGAAGGAAACCGCGACGACGGTCCGTGGCAGTGGGCGGGCACCATGTCCGTCCTGGAAGCCCGCCAAAACCCGGACGGGACGCTCGGCTTCGGGTTCGCCGATGAACTGGTGGACAGTTTCTGGGTAGAAGTCCCGGTATCGCTGGCCGAGGCACTTCCGGCTGAATTGAGTGCGCCTGACAGCTACTCCGCGATCATTTCCACGGCGGACCTGCCCTCCCGTTTCTACGCCAAAGCAGTCCTGGACATCGCCCCCGACACCACCGAATGCGGGCTCCTGCTCCGTTCCAGCGACGACGGCGACGCGTCCTATGTTCTCCGGCTGGAGCCGCGGCGCGGGCGCCTCGTCTTCGACCGCTGGCCGCGCGAGCTGACCGGCGACGCGCAGTGGCACGTCTCCGGCGACGTCCCTTACGACGTCGAGCTGGAACGGCCCTGCCACCTCGCCCCGGGCGAGCACACGCTCGAGGTGATAGTCGACGGCGACCTGTGCGTCGCCGTCGTCGACCGCCAGGTGGCGCTGAGCGCAAGGATCTATGACCGCCCCAGCGGGCGCATCGGAATTTTTGCCGGTGAAGGTTCCGCCACCGTCGTCGAATTCGACGTCCGCCAACGGACTGACAACTGA
- a CDS encoding ABC transporter substrate-binding protein, with amino-acid sequence MKKLFRAAAVAAAAALALTACAGGGGAGNPTDVSPTGEVKPREISWLLSRPADGAVINIMKKLADDYAKDHPGFSLNLITTPDRPSYIQKLETLAAANKLPELFDTDATPFAQQLAKQGKMLDADKLLKSLDLYDDYRPGALDYQRFDDGSLYMIPFQFELEFIWYNKALLEKAGVSVPTSLDDIPAMCTALRNAGITPIAIDGQDQWPLERYVAYQPFREAGPDFVQKLKKGEAKFSDPAGQKAVNWMSGLGKAKCFQDGFSAQGYSDAQNQFTSGQAAMYNIGTWELPSLATDKLNPAVRNDIDFFTLPTTANSVTAANEYVSPSGIGMAVNSKTYDPLVSDFLKFALQKYPAEYAATGALSPTTNVETTVPANATPLYKKALDAASDLGSKQAMPWDTQLDPTTNGRLQQELVLLVQGNITPEQFTSTMDQTIAQNAPKFFK; translated from the coding sequence ATGAAGAAGCTATTCCGCGCCGCGGCGGTCGCTGCTGCAGCAGCTCTGGCACTGACGGCCTGCGCAGGGGGAGGCGGCGCCGGCAACCCCACCGACGTGAGCCCCACCGGCGAGGTCAAACCCCGGGAAATCTCCTGGCTGCTGTCCAGGCCCGCCGACGGCGCAGTCATCAACATCATGAAGAAACTGGCCGATGACTACGCCAAGGACCACCCCGGGTTCTCCTTGAACCTCATCACCACCCCGGACCGCCCTTCCTACATCCAAAAACTCGAGACCCTGGCCGCAGCCAACAAGCTTCCGGAACTGTTCGACACCGATGCCACCCCGTTCGCGCAGCAGTTGGCCAAGCAGGGCAAGATGCTTGACGCTGACAAGCTGCTCAAATCCCTGGACCTCTACGACGATTACCGTCCGGGAGCCTTGGACTACCAACGCTTCGACGACGGTTCGCTGTACATGATTCCGTTCCAGTTCGAGCTCGAATTCATCTGGTACAACAAAGCCCTGCTGGAGAAAGCAGGAGTTTCCGTGCCGACGTCGCTCGACGACATTCCGGCCATGTGCACGGCACTGCGGAACGCCGGGATCACCCCGATCGCTATCGACGGGCAGGACCAGTGGCCGCTGGAGAGGTACGTGGCCTACCAGCCCTTCCGGGAGGCCGGCCCCGACTTCGTGCAGAAGCTCAAGAAGGGCGAAGCCAAGTTCAGCGATCCCGCCGGGCAGAAAGCCGTGAACTGGATGTCCGGGCTGGGCAAGGCCAAATGCTTCCAGGACGGCTTCTCAGCCCAAGGCTACTCAGACGCGCAAAACCAGTTCACGTCCGGGCAGGCTGCCATGTACAACATCGGCACGTGGGAGCTTCCCAGCCTGGCAACCGACAAACTGAACCCCGCCGTGCGGAACGACATCGACTTCTTCACACTGCCCACCACCGCGAATTCCGTGACGGCCGCCAATGAGTATGTTTCCCCCTCCGGCATCGGCATGGCCGTGAACTCCAAGACCTACGATCCGCTGGTCAGCGACTTCCTGAAATTCGCCCTGCAGAAGTACCCGGCGGAATACGCAGCCACCGGCGCACTGTCACCCACCACCAACGTGGAAACCACCGTCCCGGCCAACGCCACGCCGTTGTACAAGAAGGCCTTGGACGCTGCCAGTGACCTGGGGTCGAAGCAGGCCATGCCGTGGGACACGCAGCTGGACCCAACCACCAACGGAAGGCTCCAGCAGGAACTCGTGCTCCTGGTGCAAGGGAACATCACGCCCGAGCAGTTCACCAGCACCATGGACCAGACCATCGCGCAGAACGCGCCGAAGTTCTTCAAGTAA